The nucleotide window CCCCGAACGATGTGGTCCCTATACGACCTGCTACAATCGGTTTGTCCGTTGGCGCAAAGCCTGCATCTGGGGTCGACTTCTTCATGCGATTTCCAAGGCTTATGACAGCAACGCCATCCGGGCAAAAGCCAAAGAGAGAGGAGCTTGGGCAAGCATCCCGCCAAAGCGAAATCGCAAGGCATCCGTGACCTTTTCAAAGAGGGTCTATAAACAGCGTATTCTAGTCGATCGTTTCTTCAATAAACTCAAACAGTTCCGTGCTATTGCCACCAGATATGAAAAGAACCCGCTGAGCTTTCTGGCGGCCATCAAGCTTGTCGCTGCACTTATCTGGATCAGAAGTTTATGTGTCTACGGCCTGATCTTGCTTTATTTCCACCTGCCCTCTGATAATCCCGTCATCTGATAACGATGAAGATCTAGCTCTCCCAATTCCATCAGCAAATTCACAAACAGGGCGAATGGTGTTGAAAAAGTCGCTATTGAAGTAATCGCTTGGTCCTGATTCAATCCTTTTAAGAGCAGGAGGGATTTGCGAATGCTTCTCAGCGATGCAAGCATCGCCTGCCGGCCAATGGATGGGGCCAAGGCAAGTTGCGCAGGCGGCGCTCTTTTATGAGTTTTCGATTGAAGATCACGTTCCTGCTGATCACTTGCTCAGGAAGGTCGACCACTTTCTCGATCTGAGTGAAATCAGATCTTTCTACAGCAGCCAGGGCCGCCCTTCGATTGATCCAGAGCTGATGATCCGGATGTTGTTGGTCGGCTACATCATGGGCATTCGCTCAGAGCGGCGCATCTGTGAGGAAGTTCACCTGAACCTGGCTTATCGTTGGTTTTGCCGTTTGGACTTGGGTGATCCTGTTCCTGACCATTCAACATTTTCCAAGAACAGACATGGCCGCTTCCGGG belongs to uncultured Cohaesibacter sp. and includes:
- a CDS encoding transposase, producing the protein MTRRRYELTDFEWSIIEPLLPNKPRGVARVDDRRVINGILWRFRTGSPWADIPERCGPYTTCYNRFVRWRKACIWGRLLHAISKAYDSNAIRAKAKERGAWASIPPKRNRKASVTFSKRVYKQRILVDRFFNKLKQFRAIATRYEKNPLSFLAAIKLVAALIWIRSLCVYGLILLYFHLPSDNPVI